The following are from one region of the Quadrisphaera setariae genome:
- a CDS encoding putative quinol monooxygenase, which translates to MTFVNAGTLGAVAGARDELVRLLTQRNDALREIGCRLYEVGVSDDQPDVVFVVELWDSAEAHRASLELPEVQAAIAQARPLLSGEFGGFRFDVVGSPLRD; encoded by the coding sequence GCGGGGACCCTCGGCGCCGTCGCCGGAGCACGAGACGAGCTGGTGCGGCTCCTGACGCAGCGCAACGACGCGCTGCGCGAGATCGGCTGCCGGCTCTACGAGGTGGGTGTCAGCGACGACCAGCCGGACGTGGTGTTCGTCGTCGAGCTGTGGGACAGCGCCGAGGCGCACCGGGCGTCGCTGGAACTGCCCGAGGTCCAGGCGGCCATCGCCCAGGCGCGGCCGCTGCTGTCGGGGGAGTTCGGCGGGTTCCGGTTCGACGTGGTCGGCTCACCCTTGCGCGACTGA